The genomic segment ATGAAAGTTTACGCGACCGTATTTTAATTAGGTTAGATACCGAAGGCATTAGTTATAGCCTTTCGGCTAACGGTACCATTATTAATGTAGAAAACCAGCAAACGGCACGGCGGGCTAGGGCCATTTTGGTGCGCGAAGGGCTTACCCCTCAAAACCTCGACCCTTGGCATTTATTTGATGTAAACCGCTGGACGACCAACCAATTTTTAGATAACGTTAATTTGCAGCGCAGCTTAACCGAATCGCTTAGGCAGCATATTGAAAGTCTTAACGATATTGACCAAGCGATGGTCAACTTAGCGGTGCCGCGCGACAGGTTATTTTTGCAAGACCAAGACCCCATCACCGTAAGTGTGGTTATTACGGCTAGGCCGGGCAGCGATATTACCACCAATATGCATAAAATACGCGGGCTTAACGATTTAATACAATTTGCCATACCGGGCTTACAGGCCGATAATATTACCATTACCGATAGTTTTACCGGCAGGCGTATTAACGACTTTGCCGCTTACGATATTCAAAGTAGGTTAGAGCAAGCCGATATTATCCGCCGGCAAAAAGAGGCCGAAGAGCGCGACTATCTTAACCGCTTTAGAAGGCAGCTTTCCGGTATGCTTTCGCCCGACCGGATTGGGTTTGTTAATATAGAAATTACTAACAACACCAACCAAATAACCCGCACCGGGCGCGAAATTACTCCTATCGAGATAACTCCGCAAGACCCAACGGCGCCCTTTAACACGCGCGAAGTTGTGCATAGTATTTTAATTAGCGAAGGAGCCGCTAACGTAACTTTTAGGGGCACCGGCTTTAATCCCGAAGGGCCGGCCGGCTTTGAGGCGCAAACGCCGCCGGCTTATCAAGATTTACAAAATACCACCGGTTTTTACGACCAAAGTACTTTTCAGCGTAACTTTGATACCAATGTTACCGAGTTTGAAGAAATTGTGTCGCCCAGCCGGCGTGAAAATATCGCCGTTTCGGTAGCTTTAGATGGTACATGGACGTTTGACCTTAACGAAGATGGCACACCGGTAATGCTGCCCGATGGCAGCCGCAGCCGTACCTATCACCCCATTCCGGCCGCCGAGTTAGCGCAATTTCAATCGCTTCTTGAGGCAGCGGTTAATTTTGATTTAGCCTCCGGCGATATGGTTCGGGTGGTTAATATTCAATTTGACCGCACCGCTCAATTTATGATGGAAGACGAAGCCTTTAGAAGGCAGCTGCTGGTAGGTAATATTATCCGCTTTGGCGGGTTTGGTTTACTGGGTTTAGCCGTTTTGTTTATCGCTTACCGTCTAGTTGTACGCGAACGCGAACGCCGCCGCCGAGCCCGCGAAGAAGAGCTGGCCCGCCAGCACGCCGCTATGCGCGAGGCAGCCTTGCGTAGCTTAGAGCAAGAGCAAGCGGAGGCCGAGATTAACCCGATTGACCAAGCTAGGGCAACGGCGCAAGACCACGCTATGGCTATGGCGCGTGAGCACCCCGAAGAGGTCGCCCAGTTAATTAAAACTTGGCTCTCAGAAGAAAGCTAGCAGGGCTCGCCCTGCACCCTTAGGCGGTAAAGTGTTGAGCTGAAACTGCCTGAATATGATTTATTTTGTATTGAGTTTGTAAAGGCCACGTGTGGCAGGAGTTATAAAATGTCGGCAGAGTTAA from the Spirochaetaceae bacterium genome contains:
- the fliF gene encoding flagellar M-ring protein FliF, encoding ESLRDRILIRLDTEGISYSLSANGTIINVENQQTARRARAILVREGLTPQNLDPWHLFDVNRWTTNQFLDNVNLQRSLTESLRQHIESLNDIDQAMVNLAVPRDRLFLQDQDPITVSVVITARPGSDITTNMHKIRGLNDLIQFAIPGLQADNITITDSFTGRRINDFAAYDIQSRLEQADIIRRQKEAEERDYLNRFRRQLSGMLSPDRIGFVNIEITNNTNQITRTGREITPIEITPQDPTAPFNTREVVHSILISEGAANVTFRGTGFNPEGPAGFEAQTPPAYQDLQNTTGFYDQSTFQRNFDTNVTEFEEIVSPSRRENIAVSVALDGTWTFDLNEDGTPVMLPDGSRSRTYHPIPAAELAQFQSLLEAAVNFDLASGDMVRVVNIQFDRTAQFMMEDEAFRRQLLVGNIIRFGGFGLLGLAVLFIAYRLVVRERERRRRAREEELARQHAAMREAALRSLEQEQAEAEINPIDQARATAQDHAMAMAREHPEEVAQLIKTWLSEES